TTGTATTGCTTCCAGAGCAATATTACGTCGGAAAAATCTAGCTCATTGTATCTTTCGATCTCAAGCCATCTCGAGTTATCTTTGCCGTACCCGGGGAATATCAGTTCATCTACAATCTGCAATCTGACAAATCGTTGATGATTGTTGGATGCGGAATCAATTAAATGTCCCATGATTTCTTTCAAAGTCCATTTACTATTGCCTGGTCTTTTTGAAGTGATTTCGTTATCCAGACCTGTACTGCACCCCTTAAAATCAAGCCATTGCTAAGAGAGTAGCCTGGCTATTTTGATATTCCTCCTCAAATTTTTCCGGTGACTTATAACCAAGTGTCGAGTGTAGGTACTTGCCATTGTAGTACTC
The sequence above is a segment of the Chloroflexota bacterium genome. Coding sequences within it:
- a CDS encoding DinB family protein gives rise to the protein MDNEITSKRPGNSKWTLKEIMGHLIDSASNNHQRFVRLQIVDELIFPGYGKDNSRWLEIERYNELDFSDVILLWKQYNVLIGNIIKGADEGKLENYWIKSDGDRITLKDLMIDYVRHLKEHVKHFEQTLEEITS